In Myxocyprinus asiaticus isolate MX2 ecotype Aquarium Trade chromosome 8, UBuf_Myxa_2, whole genome shotgun sequence, a single genomic region encodes these proteins:
- the LOC127445444 gene encoding coiled-coil domain-containing protein 149-B-like isoform X1, with amino-acid sequence MNPSRRSESDWQGLVNEFLVCKRKLESKKEALLILSKELDTCQQERDQFKLMANQLRERHQGLKKKYRELIDGDPSLPPEKRKQVNLAQLLRDSREQNKQLSEQLKELNQRLTEVQGDNKLLRMTIAKQRLGDEEVGARHFPAHEREDLVQQLETAREQNEALEQSLKATTDELQDVRAERNVYQEKAQRLNLEINHILGSHENRILDIDALCMENRYLHERLMQLQEEVSLLKSNVMKYKSALESKKNCKVYGKNNSSALTGVLSAKQVQELLLSEENGCSLPVTPQSISDLKSLATALLETIHEKNMIIQHQRQTNKILGNRVAELEKKLKTLEVSGLWSLPGITYNVSLGLGRRKAVIVLSDSQHVQPTTEQSVHLTPKSVVGDEEILTGEEVTEDTGLSADISQNDCQAIAVELNQTGGYFNTTYSGSQIPQSSEPVESILPVVIAECKSLACCDSMKPVCLAESGSEKCEIEVWQHNEDLESPLHQSMNREVSFESSEQKAENDVPVVYSEEDSLPLASETCDSFDFISTSEPCTSEQQTEKSVDKETEHASLNTSRPSQKPSHQE; translated from the exons ATGAATCCTTCCAGAAGAAGCGAAAGCGATTGGCAAGGTTTGGTGAATGAG TTCCTGGTGTGCAAGAGAAAGCTGGAGAGTAAGAAAGAGGCACTGCTGATCTTATCTAAAGAGCTGGACACCTGCCAACAGGAACGAGATCAGTTCAAGTTGATGGCAAACCAGCTCCGTGAGCGCCATCAAGGGCTGAAGAAAAAGTACAGAGAGCTCATA GATGGTGACCCCTCTCTGCCtcctgaaaaaagaaaacaa GTCAATCTGGCCCAGTTACTTAGGGACTCCCGAGAACAGAACAAACAGCTGAGCGAACAGTTGAAGGAACTGAACCAACGTTTAACAGAGGTGCAGGGTGATAACAAG CTGCTGAGGATGACCATCGCAAAGCAACGTCTGGGGGACGAGGAGGTGGGGGCTCGTCACTTTCCTGCCCACGAGAGAGAAGATCTTGTTCAGCAGTTAGAGACAGCTCGAGAACAG AATGAAGCGCTGGAACAAAGCTTGAAGGCTACCACGGATGAACTTCAGGATGTGAGAGCAGAGCGTAATGTGTACCAGGAGAAAGCTCAGAGACTAAATCTGGAAATTAACCACATCCTGGGTAGCCACGAGAACCGCATCCTGGATATAGACGCTCTATGTATGGAGAACAG ATATCTGCATGAGCGGCTTATGCAGCTTCAGGAGGAGGTCAGTCTCCTCAAATCAAATGTCATGAAGTACAAG AGTGCTTTAGAAAGCAAGAAGAACTGCAAAGTCTATGGCAAAAATAACAGCAGTGCTTTAACCGGTGTCCTGTCTGCCAAACAAG TGCAAGAGCTGTTGCTGTCTGAGGAGAATGGCTGCAGTCTCCCAGTCACTCCTCAGTCCATTAGTGACCTGAAGTCTCTGGCCACGGCTCTGCTGGAGACCATTCACGAGAAGAACATGATAATTCAGCATCAACGCCAAACCAACAA GATACTGGGAAACCGGGTTGCAGAACTTGAGAAGAAGTTGAAAACATTGGAAGTGTCTGGGTTGTGGAGTCTGCCAG GCATCACCTACAATGTGTCTCTTGGACTAGGGA GAAGGAAAGCTGTTATTGTCCTCAGTGACTCTCAGCATGTTCAGCCCACCACAGAACAGTCAGTACATCTAACACCAAAGTCAGTGG TAGGAGATGAAGAGATACTGACTGGAGAAGAGGTCACAGAGGACACTGGACTCAGTGCAGACATCAGTCAAAATGACTGTCAAGCTATAGCAGTTGAGTTGAACCAAACGGGTGGTTATTTTAACACCACCTATTCGGGCTCTCAAATTCCACAATCCAGTGAACCAGTAGAAAGTATCCTGCCTGTGGTGATCGCAGAGTGTAAATCCCTTGCTTGTTGTGACTCTATGAAGCCTGTGTGTCTCGCTGAGAGTGGATCGGAAAAATGTGAGATTGAAGTATGGCAACACAATGAAGATTTGGAAAGCCCTTTACATCAATCTATGAACAGGGAAGTGTCTTTTGAAAGTTCAGAACAAAAAGCTGAGAATGATGTTCCTGTTGTTTACTCTGAGGAGGACAGTCTACCTTTGGCTTCAGAGACTTGTGACAGTTTTGACTTTATTTCTACGTCTGAGCCTTGTACATCAGAACAGCAAACAGAAAAATCAGTTGATAAAGAAACTGAGCATGCTTCCCTAAACACAAGCCGTCCTTCTCAAAAGCCATCACACCAGGAATGA
- the LOC127445444 gene encoding coiled-coil domain-containing protein 149-B-like isoform X2, translating into MNPSRRSESDWQGLVNEFLVCKRKLESKKEALLILSKELDTCQQERDQFKLMANQLRERHQGLKKKYRELIDGDPSLPPEKRKQVNLAQLLRDSREQNKQLSEQLKELNQRLTEVQGDNKLLRMTIAKQRLGDEEVGARHFPAHEREDLVQQLETAREQNEALEQSLKATTDELQDVRAERNVYQEKAQRLNLEINHILGSHENRILDIDALCMENRYLHERLMQLQEEVSLLKSNVMKYKSALESKKNCKVYGKNNSSALTGVLSAKQVQELLLSEENGCSLPVTPQSISDLKSLATALLETIHEKNMIIQHQRQTNKILGNRVAELEKKLKTLEVSGLWSLPGITYNVSLGLGRRKAVIVLSDSQHVQPTTEQSVHLTPKSVGDEEILTGEEVTEDTGLSADISQNDCQAIAVELNQTGGYFNTTYSGSQIPQSSEPVESILPVVIAECKSLACCDSMKPVCLAESGSEKCEIEVWQHNEDLESPLHQSMNREVSFESSEQKAENDVPVVYSEEDSLPLASETCDSFDFISTSEPCTSEQQTEKSVDKETEHASLNTSRPSQKPSHQE; encoded by the exons ATGAATCCTTCCAGAAGAAGCGAAAGCGATTGGCAAGGTTTGGTGAATGAG TTCCTGGTGTGCAAGAGAAAGCTGGAGAGTAAGAAAGAGGCACTGCTGATCTTATCTAAAGAGCTGGACACCTGCCAACAGGAACGAGATCAGTTCAAGTTGATGGCAAACCAGCTCCGTGAGCGCCATCAAGGGCTGAAGAAAAAGTACAGAGAGCTCATA GATGGTGACCCCTCTCTGCCtcctgaaaaaagaaaacaa GTCAATCTGGCCCAGTTACTTAGGGACTCCCGAGAACAGAACAAACAGCTGAGCGAACAGTTGAAGGAACTGAACCAACGTTTAACAGAGGTGCAGGGTGATAACAAG CTGCTGAGGATGACCATCGCAAAGCAACGTCTGGGGGACGAGGAGGTGGGGGCTCGTCACTTTCCTGCCCACGAGAGAGAAGATCTTGTTCAGCAGTTAGAGACAGCTCGAGAACAG AATGAAGCGCTGGAACAAAGCTTGAAGGCTACCACGGATGAACTTCAGGATGTGAGAGCAGAGCGTAATGTGTACCAGGAGAAAGCTCAGAGACTAAATCTGGAAATTAACCACATCCTGGGTAGCCACGAGAACCGCATCCTGGATATAGACGCTCTATGTATGGAGAACAG ATATCTGCATGAGCGGCTTATGCAGCTTCAGGAGGAGGTCAGTCTCCTCAAATCAAATGTCATGAAGTACAAG AGTGCTTTAGAAAGCAAGAAGAACTGCAAAGTCTATGGCAAAAATAACAGCAGTGCTTTAACCGGTGTCCTGTCTGCCAAACAAG TGCAAGAGCTGTTGCTGTCTGAGGAGAATGGCTGCAGTCTCCCAGTCACTCCTCAGTCCATTAGTGACCTGAAGTCTCTGGCCACGGCTCTGCTGGAGACCATTCACGAGAAGAACATGATAATTCAGCATCAACGCCAAACCAACAA GATACTGGGAAACCGGGTTGCAGAACTTGAGAAGAAGTTGAAAACATTGGAAGTGTCTGGGTTGTGGAGTCTGCCAG GCATCACCTACAATGTGTCTCTTGGACTAGGGA GAAGGAAAGCTGTTATTGTCCTCAGTGACTCTCAGCATGTTCAGCCCACCACAGAACAGTCAGTACATCTAACACCAAAGTCAGTGG GAGATGAAGAGATACTGACTGGAGAAGAGGTCACAGAGGACACTGGACTCAGTGCAGACATCAGTCAAAATGACTGTCAAGCTATAGCAGTTGAGTTGAACCAAACGGGTGGTTATTTTAACACCACCTATTCGGGCTCTCAAATTCCACAATCCAGTGAACCAGTAGAAAGTATCCTGCCTGTGGTGATCGCAGAGTGTAAATCCCTTGCTTGTTGTGACTCTATGAAGCCTGTGTGTCTCGCTGAGAGTGGATCGGAAAAATGTGAGATTGAAGTATGGCAACACAATGAAGATTTGGAAAGCCCTTTACATCAATCTATGAACAGGGAAGTGTCTTTTGAAAGTTCAGAACAAAAAGCTGAGAATGATGTTCCTGTTGTTTACTCTGAGGAGGACAGTCTACCTTTGGCTTCAGAGACTTGTGACAGTTTTGACTTTATTTCTACGTCTGAGCCTTGTACATCAGAACAGCAAACAGAAAAATCAGTTGATAAAGAAACTGAGCATGCTTCCCTAAACACAAGCCGTCCTTCTCAAAAGCCATCACACCAGGAATGA
- the LOC127445444 gene encoding coiled-coil domain-containing protein 149-B-like isoform X4 gives MNPSRRSESDWQGLVNEFLVCKRKLESKKEALLILSKELDTCQQERDQFKLMANQLRERHQGLKKKYRELIDGDPSLPPEKRKQVNLAQLLRDSREQNKQLSEQLKELNQRLTEVQGDNKLLRMTIAKQRLGDEEVGARHFPAHEREDLVQQLETAREQNEALEQSLKATTDELQDVRAERNVYQEKAQRLNLEINHILGSHENRILDIDALCMENRYLHERLMQLQEEVSLLKSNVMKYKSALESKKNCKVYGKNNSSALTGVLSAKQVQELLLSEENGCSLPVTPQSISDLKSLATALLETIHEKNMIIQHQRQTNKILGNRVAELEKKLKTLEVSGLWSLPGRKAVIVLSDSQHVQPTTEQSVHLTPKSVGDEEILTGEEVTEDTGLSADISQNDCQAIAVELNQTGGYFNTTYSGSQIPQSSEPVESILPVVIAECKSLACCDSMKPVCLAESGSEKCEIEVWQHNEDLESPLHQSMNREVSFESSEQKAENDVPVVYSEEDSLPLASETCDSFDFISTSEPCTSEQQTEKSVDKETEHASLNTSRPSQKPSHQE, from the exons ATGAATCCTTCCAGAAGAAGCGAAAGCGATTGGCAAGGTTTGGTGAATGAG TTCCTGGTGTGCAAGAGAAAGCTGGAGAGTAAGAAAGAGGCACTGCTGATCTTATCTAAAGAGCTGGACACCTGCCAACAGGAACGAGATCAGTTCAAGTTGATGGCAAACCAGCTCCGTGAGCGCCATCAAGGGCTGAAGAAAAAGTACAGAGAGCTCATA GATGGTGACCCCTCTCTGCCtcctgaaaaaagaaaacaa GTCAATCTGGCCCAGTTACTTAGGGACTCCCGAGAACAGAACAAACAGCTGAGCGAACAGTTGAAGGAACTGAACCAACGTTTAACAGAGGTGCAGGGTGATAACAAG CTGCTGAGGATGACCATCGCAAAGCAACGTCTGGGGGACGAGGAGGTGGGGGCTCGTCACTTTCCTGCCCACGAGAGAGAAGATCTTGTTCAGCAGTTAGAGACAGCTCGAGAACAG AATGAAGCGCTGGAACAAAGCTTGAAGGCTACCACGGATGAACTTCAGGATGTGAGAGCAGAGCGTAATGTGTACCAGGAGAAAGCTCAGAGACTAAATCTGGAAATTAACCACATCCTGGGTAGCCACGAGAACCGCATCCTGGATATAGACGCTCTATGTATGGAGAACAG ATATCTGCATGAGCGGCTTATGCAGCTTCAGGAGGAGGTCAGTCTCCTCAAATCAAATGTCATGAAGTACAAG AGTGCTTTAGAAAGCAAGAAGAACTGCAAAGTCTATGGCAAAAATAACAGCAGTGCTTTAACCGGTGTCCTGTCTGCCAAACAAG TGCAAGAGCTGTTGCTGTCTGAGGAGAATGGCTGCAGTCTCCCAGTCACTCCTCAGTCCATTAGTGACCTGAAGTCTCTGGCCACGGCTCTGCTGGAGACCATTCACGAGAAGAACATGATAATTCAGCATCAACGCCAAACCAACAA GATACTGGGAAACCGGGTTGCAGAACTTGAGAAGAAGTTGAAAACATTGGAAGTGTCTGGGTTGTGGAGTCTGCCAG GAAGGAAAGCTGTTATTGTCCTCAGTGACTCTCAGCATGTTCAGCCCACCACAGAACAGTCAGTACATCTAACACCAAAGTCAGTGG GAGATGAAGAGATACTGACTGGAGAAGAGGTCACAGAGGACACTGGACTCAGTGCAGACATCAGTCAAAATGACTGTCAAGCTATAGCAGTTGAGTTGAACCAAACGGGTGGTTATTTTAACACCACCTATTCGGGCTCTCAAATTCCACAATCCAGTGAACCAGTAGAAAGTATCCTGCCTGTGGTGATCGCAGAGTGTAAATCCCTTGCTTGTTGTGACTCTATGAAGCCTGTGTGTCTCGCTGAGAGTGGATCGGAAAAATGTGAGATTGAAGTATGGCAACACAATGAAGATTTGGAAAGCCCTTTACATCAATCTATGAACAGGGAAGTGTCTTTTGAAAGTTCAGAACAAAAAGCTGAGAATGATGTTCCTGTTGTTTACTCTGAGGAGGACAGTCTACCTTTGGCTTCAGAGACTTGTGACAGTTTTGACTTTATTTCTACGTCTGAGCCTTGTACATCAGAACAGCAAACAGAAAAATCAGTTGATAAAGAAACTGAGCATGCTTCCCTAAACACAAGCCGTCCTTCTCAAAAGCCATCACACCAGGAATGA
- the LOC127445444 gene encoding coiled-coil domain-containing protein 149-B-like isoform X3, producing MNPSRRSESDWQGLVNEFLVCKRKLESKKEALLILSKELDTCQQERDQFKLMANQLRERHQGLKKKYRELIDGDPSLPPEKRKQVNLAQLLRDSREQNKQLSEQLKELNQRLTEVQGDNKLLRMTIAKQRLGDEEVGARHFPAHEREDLVQQLETAREQNEALEQSLKATTDELQDVRAERNVYQEKAQRLNLEINHILGSHENRILDIDALCMENRYLHERLMQLQEEVSLLKSNVMKYKSALESKKNCKVYGKNNSSALTGVLSAKQVQELLLSEENGCSLPVTPQSISDLKSLATALLETIHEKNMIIQHQRQTNKILGNRVAELEKKLKTLEVSGLWSLPGRKAVIVLSDSQHVQPTTEQSVHLTPKSVVGDEEILTGEEVTEDTGLSADISQNDCQAIAVELNQTGGYFNTTYSGSQIPQSSEPVESILPVVIAECKSLACCDSMKPVCLAESGSEKCEIEVWQHNEDLESPLHQSMNREVSFESSEQKAENDVPVVYSEEDSLPLASETCDSFDFISTSEPCTSEQQTEKSVDKETEHASLNTSRPSQKPSHQE from the exons ATGAATCCTTCCAGAAGAAGCGAAAGCGATTGGCAAGGTTTGGTGAATGAG TTCCTGGTGTGCAAGAGAAAGCTGGAGAGTAAGAAAGAGGCACTGCTGATCTTATCTAAAGAGCTGGACACCTGCCAACAGGAACGAGATCAGTTCAAGTTGATGGCAAACCAGCTCCGTGAGCGCCATCAAGGGCTGAAGAAAAAGTACAGAGAGCTCATA GATGGTGACCCCTCTCTGCCtcctgaaaaaagaaaacaa GTCAATCTGGCCCAGTTACTTAGGGACTCCCGAGAACAGAACAAACAGCTGAGCGAACAGTTGAAGGAACTGAACCAACGTTTAACAGAGGTGCAGGGTGATAACAAG CTGCTGAGGATGACCATCGCAAAGCAACGTCTGGGGGACGAGGAGGTGGGGGCTCGTCACTTTCCTGCCCACGAGAGAGAAGATCTTGTTCAGCAGTTAGAGACAGCTCGAGAACAG AATGAAGCGCTGGAACAAAGCTTGAAGGCTACCACGGATGAACTTCAGGATGTGAGAGCAGAGCGTAATGTGTACCAGGAGAAAGCTCAGAGACTAAATCTGGAAATTAACCACATCCTGGGTAGCCACGAGAACCGCATCCTGGATATAGACGCTCTATGTATGGAGAACAG ATATCTGCATGAGCGGCTTATGCAGCTTCAGGAGGAGGTCAGTCTCCTCAAATCAAATGTCATGAAGTACAAG AGTGCTTTAGAAAGCAAGAAGAACTGCAAAGTCTATGGCAAAAATAACAGCAGTGCTTTAACCGGTGTCCTGTCTGCCAAACAAG TGCAAGAGCTGTTGCTGTCTGAGGAGAATGGCTGCAGTCTCCCAGTCACTCCTCAGTCCATTAGTGACCTGAAGTCTCTGGCCACGGCTCTGCTGGAGACCATTCACGAGAAGAACATGATAATTCAGCATCAACGCCAAACCAACAA GATACTGGGAAACCGGGTTGCAGAACTTGAGAAGAAGTTGAAAACATTGGAAGTGTCTGGGTTGTGGAGTCTGCCAG GAAGGAAAGCTGTTATTGTCCTCAGTGACTCTCAGCATGTTCAGCCCACCACAGAACAGTCAGTACATCTAACACCAAAGTCAGTGG TAGGAGATGAAGAGATACTGACTGGAGAAGAGGTCACAGAGGACACTGGACTCAGTGCAGACATCAGTCAAAATGACTGTCAAGCTATAGCAGTTGAGTTGAACCAAACGGGTGGTTATTTTAACACCACCTATTCGGGCTCTCAAATTCCACAATCCAGTGAACCAGTAGAAAGTATCCTGCCTGTGGTGATCGCAGAGTGTAAATCCCTTGCTTGTTGTGACTCTATGAAGCCTGTGTGTCTCGCTGAGAGTGGATCGGAAAAATGTGAGATTGAAGTATGGCAACACAATGAAGATTTGGAAAGCCCTTTACATCAATCTATGAACAGGGAAGTGTCTTTTGAAAGTTCAGAACAAAAAGCTGAGAATGATGTTCCTGTTGTTTACTCTGAGGAGGACAGTCTACCTTTGGCTTCAGAGACTTGTGACAGTTTTGACTTTATTTCTACGTCTGAGCCTTGTACATCAGAACAGCAAACAGAAAAATCAGTTGATAAAGAAACTGAGCATGCTTCCCTAAACACAAGCCGTCCTTCTCAAAAGCCATCACACCAGGAATGA
- the LOC127445443 gene encoding serine/arginine repetitive matrix protein 1-like: MAETVRSLFDYREPPTLDSDGESSKPPPPRGRGCGRKRKGTPVKVCERVFATEDEEESMSEHSYGNEKGDDREGAENRHRVRVVDGQYYETQSAQLCVSDVGLEGSSGGRGTVSYPPPPNCRIREVHCGSQVRLIVIAIRDIAKGEEITVDYSMTEWGENALGFHGSVPPRSFECSSDHESYVKKEDESIPVPLSLSVSKYLTPSWSLSPSSSPLSHSEPSDSDDASRETRMRTPHRRKKHKGPSSSATHAKTKPPQQLHSHPPSFAHSLPSSPLQPSAPSRPVFKCPAPAGVPANSVSVGRGQSTMAQKQCCVYCGRHFRSLPRHLAKHHAHQPDMPSALEQVHSSGHPPRLQASLPSSSSSSKHSQETPVPGVVVEAPQSPPSPSLSPVRRSSALSSPTRKSPASPSTTPPRRGGVPVSVLKRSPPTPATPPRKAGRRVKKEKEVGDVFEKTKEEKVPTPVFVEQVNEAESEQLKEEREDNGGREEESGMEDKTDLSSSRRPHMLPLLSSLSTLVLYLRRLQHSAFISLSRSPESAEGWRLLCHSSLALLILYNRRRECEVSKLTISEYQARVTPQCPVPVPHGALPALTPLEASLSPFERMVLPHLPRVGVQGKRGRVQPLILPPHSEACLEMLLQTRAGVGIDPQNTYVFARPFHSPATPLRGTDLLRSLARSSGTRHPRALTQTRVRRQVAILTQLLLLSEGEEEGQHGAATERLESFLQKEYHVTQSCATIGQDPGLMGLIGRVVLCGERDGVLFRGMSLHHICLELDVLSGNSADSLSEESDVEQSKEKLEAASPTTTIMRKKTTSNIKSPRPKKMSSSSPFSSGRKRAPGQPKTGKRGVLKRPWSEAERAAVESHLVRNIMELRVPAKADCERCLELCPLLVTNHRDWRAVKFYCHNRIQLLKKTQQRQGPPVLSVC, translated from the exons GTGATGATCGTGAAGGTGCAGAGAACAGACACAGAGTGCGTGTAGTTGATGGACAATACTATGAAACACAGTCTGCTCAGctctg tGTGAGTGATGTGGGTTTGGAAGGCTCTAGTGGAGGGAGGGGGACCGTTTCGTACCCCCCACCACCAAACTGTCGCATTCGTGAAGTGCACTGTGGCAGTCAAGTGCGGCTGATCGTCATAGCGATCCGCGACATCGCTAAAGGAGAGGAGATCACAGTGGACTACAGTATGACGGAGTGGGGAGAAAACGCATTG GGTTTTCATGGCTCTGTACCTCCTAGAAGCTTTGAGTGCAGCTCTGACCATGAAAGCTATGTTAAAAAG gaaGATGAGTCCATTCCAGTGCCACTTTCTCTTTCTGTGTCGAAATACCTCACCCCATCCTggtctctctctccttcctcctctcctctctctcactccGAGCCCAGCGACTCAGATGATGCCAGTAGAGAAACACGTATGCGAACACCTCACCGCCGCAAGAAGCATAAAGGCCCCTCCTCTTCGGCCACACATGCTAAGACAAAACCACCACAGCAACTCCACAGTCATCCTCCCTCATTTGCTCACTCCCTACCCTCCTCCCCTCTGCAGCCCTCTGCTCCCTCCAGACCTGTGTTTAAGTGCCCAGCGCCTGCAGGAGTACCTGCTAATAGTGTCAGTGTGGGTCGTGGACAAAGCACCATGGCACAGAAACAGTGCTGTGTTTACTGCGGCCGTCACTTCCGATCTCTCCCACGCCATCTGGCCAAACACCACGCCCACCAGCCAGACATGCCTTCTGCTCTGGAGCAAGTGCACTCCTCCGGCCATCCTCCTCGTCTACAGGCTTCCCTCCCATCATCATCTTCTTCCAGCAAGCATTCCCAAGAGACTCCTGTGCCAGGTGTGGTGGTGGAAGCACCACAGTCTCCTCCCTCTCCTTCACTGTCTCCAGTCAGAAGAAGCTCTGCCCTCTCCAGCCCTACTCGCAAAAGTCCTGCCTCGCCTTCAACAACCCCTCCCAGAAGGGGAGGTGTTCCGGTGTCTGTGTTAAAAAGGAGCCCACCTACTCCTGCAACTCCCCCCAGGAAAGCAGGGCGCCgagtgaaaaaagagaaagaggttGGAGATGTTTTTGAGAAGACAAAAGAAGAGAAAGTGCCCACTCCAGTGTTTGTGGAGCAGGTGAATGAGGCAGAGTCAGAACAActgaaagaagagagagaggacAATGGAGGTAGAGAGGAAGAAAGTGGCATGGAGGATAAGACAGACTTATCAAG ttCGCGCCGTCCCCACATGCTTCCTCTTCTATCCTCCCTCTCTACCCTGGTGTTGTACCTGCGGCGCCTACAGCACTCTGCCTTCATCTCTCTCTCACGCTCACCTGAGTCGGCCGAGGGCTGGCGCCTCCTCTGTCACTCCAGCCTGGCTCTTCTCATTCTCTACAACCGTCGCCGTGAATGTGAAGTCTCCAAACTCACCATCTCTGAGTACCAGGCCCGTGTCACACCCCAGTGTCCTGTCCCTGTGCCGCACGGTGCCCTGCCGGCTCTCACCCCACTTGAGGCCTCACTCTCTCCCTTCGAGCGGATGGTCCTCCCCCATCTTCCTCGTGTCGGGGTCCAGGGGAAGCGTGGCCGCGTGCAGCCGCTCATCCTTCCACCGCACTCTGAAGCCTGTCTGGAGATGCTTCTGCAGACACGTGCCGGTGTGGGCATCGATCCCCAGAATACCTACGTCTTTGCCCGGCCGTTCCATTCTCCAGCCACTCCTCTGAGAGGAACAGACTTATTGCGCAGCCTGGCCCGGTCCAGTGGTACTCGGCATCCACGGGCTCTAACGCAGACCCGTGTACGCAGGCAAGTGGCGATACTTACACAGCTTCTGTTGTTAAGCGAAGGCGAGGAGGAGGGGCAGCACGGGGCTGCCACAGAACGATTGGAAAGCTTCCTTCAGAAAGAGTATCACGTGACACAAAGCTGTGCAACTATTGGACAGGACCCTGGGCTGATGGGGCTGATTGGTCGGGTGGTGctgtgtggagagagagatggcGTCCTGTTCCGAGGAATGAGTTTGCATCATATCTGTTTGGAGTTAGatg TGTTGTCAGGGAACTCTGCAGACTCGCTGTCAGAGGAGTCTGATGTTGAGCAGAGTAAAGAGAAACTAGAGGCAGCCTCTCCAACAACCaccatcatgaggaagaaaaccACAAGCAACATTAAATCTCCCCGACCAAAGAAGATGAGCAGCAGCTCCCCATTCTCATCAGGGCGTAAAAGGGCCCCAGGACAGCCCAAGACTG GTAAACGTGGCGTGCTGAAACGGCCTTGGTCTGAGGCAGAGCGGGCAGCTGTGGAGTCCCACCTAGTGCGTAACATAATGGAGCTGCGTGTGCCCGCGAAAGCAGACTGTGAACGCTGTCTGGAGCTCTGCCCCTTGCTGGTCACTAATCATCGCGATTGGAGAGCTGTTAAATTCTACTGCCACAACCGTATCCAGCTGCTcaagaaaacacagcagaggcAGGGCCCACCCGTCCTGTCCGTCTGCTGA